One stretch of Flavobacterium sp. 9 DNA includes these proteins:
- a CDS encoding NAD(P)H-dependent oxidoreductase produces MNILIVYSHPSKKSYTFQVLEHLKSVLVKQSWNIEISDLYAMNFQSDMSEEEYEREGFAKTNLPISKDILAEHEKIEKADCIIFLYPVWWSDCPAKLKGWFDRVYSVGYAYGQNETSKPMKTIPLGLVICTAGHPNEFLEEIEMAQSMKTIMLEDRLGQRFKNKEMLILGGTLELEKVMEKHFSQLDKLVEKIKNYIDK; encoded by the coding sequence ATGAATATTTTAATCGTTTATAGTCATCCGAGCAAAAAATCATATACTTTTCAGGTCTTAGAACATCTGAAATCTGTCTTGGTAAAACAAAGTTGGAACATTGAAATTTCTGATTTGTACGCAATGAATTTTCAAAGCGATATGTCTGAAGAAGAATATGAAAGAGAAGGTTTTGCAAAAACGAATCTTCCTATTTCTAAAGATATTTTGGCCGAACATGAAAAAATTGAAAAAGCAGATTGTATTATTTTTCTATATCCGGTTTGGTGGAGTGATTGTCCGGCAAAACTAAAAGGCTGGTTTGATCGCGTTTATTCGGTTGGATATGCTTATGGACAAAATGAAACTTCAAAACCGATGAAAACAATTCCACTTGGGCTTGTAATTTGTACCGCTGGTCATCCAAATGAGTTTCTTGAAGAAATAGAAATGGCGCAAAGTATGAAAACCATTATGCTTGAAGATCGCCTTGGACAACGATTCAAAAATAAAGAAATGCTTATTTTGGGCGGAACTTTAGAGTTGGAAAAAGTGATGGAAAAACATTTTTCGCAACTTGATAAACTTGTAGAGAAAATTAAAAATTATATAGACAAATAA
- a CDS encoding SRPBCC domain-containing protein, with translation MSASDFTTTIKVDQSPQEVFNAVTNVRGWWSEEIDGNTAKLNDEFEYHYEDVHRCKVKLIEVIPNQKIVWLIEKNYFKFTEDKTEWTNTKPTFEISEKDGKTELRFTHFGLVPEYECFDICRDAWTTYIQKSLKNLITTGTGNPNGKDKPQTENEKKLSAK, from the coding sequence ATGAGTGCATCAGATTTTACCACAACTATAAAAGTAGACCAATCTCCTCAAGAAGTTTTTAATGCCGTTACCAATGTTCGCGGTTGGTGGTCAGAAGAAATTGACGGAAACACTGCAAAACTTAACGACGAATTTGAGTATCATTATGAAGATGTTCATCGTTGTAAAGTAAAATTAATCGAAGTAATTCCGAATCAGAAAATTGTTTGGCTAATCGAGAAAAACTATTTCAAATTTACAGAAGATAAAACCGAATGGACCAACACAAAACCTACGTTTGAAATTTCGGAGAAAGACGGCAAAACCGAACTTCGCTTCACACATTTTGGTTTGGTTCCGGAATATGAGTGTTTTGATATTTGCAGAGACGCCTGGACAACTTATATTCAGAAAAGTCTAAAAAATTTAATTACTACCGGAACCGGAAATCCAAACGGAAAAGACAAACCTCAAACCGAAAATGAGAAGAAACTTTCTGCAAAATAA
- a CDS encoding NmrA family NAD(P)-binding protein, with product MKIIITGSLGNISKPLATKLVQKGHDVSIITSDAGKQKEIETLGAKAAIGSVEDVVFLTQTFTGADAVYCMIPRANYFDPNLDLDAFTRKIGNNYAEAIQNSGVKRVIFLSSIGAHLEKNSGIIQRYNEIESVLNKLSDVGITFMRPTSFYYNLESYIPMIKFQGHITANYGADEIIPWVSPYDIAEAIADEITTPLDGKKIRYVASEELTGHETARILGEAIGKPDLKWVLSTDQQTLDGLVTIGMQPKIAAGLVEMYAGLYNGSLGEDYYNNRPAEMGKVKLAEYAKDFTALYNQN from the coding sequence ATGAAAATTATAATTACAGGTTCTCTAGGGAACATCAGCAAGCCATTAGCGACGAAATTAGTTCAAAAAGGACACGACGTTTCGATAATTACAAGCGATGCAGGAAAACAAAAAGAAATTGAAACTTTAGGAGCCAAAGCTGCAATTGGATCTGTAGAAGATGTAGTGTTTCTTACGCAAACTTTTACAGGCGCAGATGCCGTTTATTGCATGATTCCGCGCGCCAATTATTTTGATCCTAATCTTGATTTGGACGCTTTTACCCGCAAAATCGGAAATAATTATGCCGAAGCTATCCAAAATTCAGGCGTAAAACGTGTAATATTTTTAAGTAGTATTGGCGCACATTTAGAGAAAAACTCAGGAATAATTCAGCGTTATAATGAAATCGAAAGTGTCTTGAACAAACTTTCAGATGTTGGGATTACTTTTATGCGCCCAACTTCTTTCTATTATAATCTGGAAAGCTATATTCCTATGATTAAATTTCAAGGTCATATTACTGCCAATTATGGTGCTGACGAAATTATTCCGTGGGTTTCACCTTATGATATCGCAGAAGCAATTGCAGACGAAATCACAACTCCGCTTGACGGAAAGAAAATTCGTTATGTTGCAAGCGAGGAATTAACAGGTCACGAAACAGCCAGAATTTTAGGTGAAGCGATTGGAAAACCAGATTTAAAATGGGTTTTATCAACAGATCAGCAAACTCTGGATGGTTTGGTAACTATTGGAATGCAACCCAAAATCGCCGCAGGTTTGGTCGAAATGTACGCTGGACTTTACAACGGTTCTCTTGGTGAAGATTACTATAACAACAGACCAGCAGAAATGGGAAAAGTAAAACTGGCAGAATATGCAAAAGATTTTACAGCTTTGTATAACCAAAATTAA
- a CDS encoding AraC family transcriptional regulator — translation MANQQPHRIKSISEFHEFRDLPKPEHPLVSVYNFEDLKHLNEAEPKSLMLDFYSIALKRHANATMRYGQQEYDFKEGVLLFIAPGQVFSIEGNAELQHTGWSLLVHPDFLWNTPLAKKIKQYEYFGYSVHEALHLSDKEEKMIINIIKNIQNEYQSNIDKFSQDVIIAQIELLLTYSERFYNRQFITRKISNHKMLERLENLLEDYFSNDSLSKKGLPTVHYIAENLNVSPNYLSGLLKLHTGQSTQQHIHDKLIEKAKEKLSTTNLSISEIAFELGFEHQQSFSKLFKIKTNVSPLEFRQSFS, via the coding sequence ATGGCAAATCAGCAACCTCATCGTATTAAAAGTATAAGCGAATTTCATGAATTTAGAGATTTGCCAAAGCCCGAACATCCGTTAGTCAGCGTTTATAACTTTGAAGATCTTAAACATCTGAACGAAGCGGAACCTAAAAGTTTGATGCTTGATTTTTATTCGATTGCATTAAAACGTCATGCAAATGCAACCATGAGATACGGTCAGCAGGAATATGATTTTAAGGAAGGTGTTTTGCTATTTATTGCGCCGGGACAGGTTTTTTCTATAGAAGGAAATGCAGAACTTCAGCATACAGGATGGTCCTTATTGGTCCATCCTGATTTTTTGTGGAATACGCCACTTGCCAAAAAAATTAAACAATACGAGTATTTTGGATATTCAGTTCATGAAGCTTTACATCTTTCTGATAAAGAAGAAAAAATGATTATTAACATCATCAAAAACATTCAGAACGAATATCAATCTAATATTGACAAATTCAGTCAGGATGTGATTATTGCCCAAATCGAATTACTGCTTACCTATTCTGAGCGCTTTTATAACCGCCAATTTATTACCAGAAAAATCAGCAATCATAAAATGTTGGAACGTTTAGAGAACTTACTCGAAGATTATTTTTCGAATGATTCTTTATCCAAAAAAGGATTACCAACGGTTCATTATATTGCCGAAAATTTAAACGTTTCGCCAAATTATCTAAGCGGATTATTAAAACTACATACCGGTCAAAGCACACAACAGCATATTCATGATAAATTGATCGAAAAAGCCAAAGAAAAGCTCTCGACAACTAATTTATCGATTAGCGAAATTGCCTTCGAATTGGGTTTTGAACATCAGCAATCCTTCAGTAAATTATTCAAAATCAAGACAAATGTTTCGCCTTTAGAATTCAGGCAATCTTTTAGTTAA
- a CDS encoding aspartate/glutamate racemase family protein, which translates to MKKIGLVGGTSWVSTIDYYKFINEGVNKKLGGLQFAECLIYSLNFGDIQEKTWPNSYELILNACLSLKKSGVDAIVLCANTAHMHADKIEKEIGLPLIHIGTETAKAITQEKITTVGLLGTSFSMEMDFYKDRLKSFGLNVLIPESQESRNYIQHVLKQELGKGIINPDSKENYIKIANELISRGAEGIILGCTEIPLLIDQTDFSVPVFDTTKIHSEAIVDFILS; encoded by the coding sequence ATGAAAAAAATTGGACTTGTTGGCGGAACCAGTTGGGTTTCTACAATCGATTATTATAAATTCATTAACGAAGGCGTTAATAAAAAACTGGGCGGATTGCAATTTGCAGAATGCCTGATTTATTCTTTGAACTTTGGAGATATTCAGGAAAAAACCTGGCCAAACTCATATGAACTGATACTGAATGCCTGCTTAAGTTTAAAGAAAAGTGGCGTTGATGCCATTGTACTATGTGCGAATACAGCTCATATGCATGCGGACAAAATCGAAAAAGAAATTGGATTACCACTAATTCATATTGGTACAGAAACCGCAAAAGCCATAACGCAAGAAAAAATCACCACCGTTGGACTATTAGGAACTTCGTTTTCTATGGAAATGGATTTCTATAAAGATCGTCTAAAAAGTTTTGGCTTAAATGTATTGATTCCGGAAAGTCAGGAAAGCCGAAATTATATACAGCACGTTTTAAAACAAGAACTAGGTAAAGGAATTATAAATCCGGATTCTAAAGAAAACTATATTAAAATTGCAAACGAATTAATCTCGCGTGGAGCCGAAGGTATTATTTTGGGCTGCACCGAAATTCCTTTGTTAATCGATCAAACTGACTTTTCAGTTCCTGTTTTTGACACCACAAAAATCCATTCAGAAGCCATTGTAGATTTTATTTTATCCTAA
- a CDS encoding nuclear transport factor 2 family protein, with translation MTKKYIAQEFLKLAANGHSHEAFRLYVGKNFKHHNAYFKGDAETLMLAMDESSRKNPYKTFKIHHALRDGDMVAVHSHVKQNSTDLGAAVVHLFKFESDKIVELWDLGQSIPKDIKNENGMF, from the coding sequence ATGACTAAGAAATATATTGCGCAGGAATTCCTGAAACTCGCAGCAAATGGGCATTCTCACGAAGCTTTTCGACTTTATGTAGGCAAGAATTTTAAACATCACAACGCTTACTTTAAAGGCGATGCCGAAACTTTAATGCTTGCAATGGACGAATCATCACGAAAAAATCCATATAAAACTTTTAAAATTCATCACGCTTTAAGAGACGGAGATATGGTTGCGGTGCATTCGCATGTAAAACAAAACTCAACTGATTTAGGCGCAGCTGTTGTGCATCTTTTTAAATTTGAATCAGATAAAATAGTAGAACTTTGGGATTTGGGACAATCGATTCCAAAAGATATAAAAAATGAAAACGGAATGTTTTAA
- a CDS encoding DUF1801 domain-containing protein — protein sequence MAKNKTTETENNVEDFISAFVDDETKRKDSFELIKIMQEVTGFEPKMWGPSIIGFGSYHYKYASGHEGDAPLAAFSPRKAAISLYVYSPSDEKEELLSKLGKHKASKGCLYVKKLTDIDAEILKKMISLSIENTKKLYSDK from the coding sequence ATGGCAAAAAATAAAACAACAGAAACAGAAAACAATGTCGAAGATTTCATAAGTGCTTTTGTTGATGATGAAACCAAAAGAAAAGATTCTTTCGAACTTATCAAAATAATGCAGGAAGTCACCGGTTTTGAACCTAAAATGTGGGGACCAAGCATTATTGGTTTCGGAAGTTATCATTACAAATATGCCAGCGGTCACGAAGGAGACGCACCATTGGCAGCATTTTCTCCAAGAAAAGCAGCAATTTCACTTTACGTCTATTCTCCTTCTGATGAGAAAGAAGAATTACTTTCGAAATTAGGAAAACACAAAGCTTCGAAAGGATGTCTTTATGTGAAAAAATTAACTGATATTGACGCCGAAATTCTGAAGAAAATGATTTCTCTTTCGATAGAAAACACAAAGAAATTATATTCTGATAAATAA
- a CDS encoding MBL fold metallo-hydrolase — MITALLLIIFTLGIALYFYLQHPKFGKAPSGERLKLIQKSPQYKNGKFQNENFTPELAEGYGYFSVISYFLFKKVDRKIPTDLIPSIKTNLLQLDINQDVLVWFGHSSYYIQLEGKRFLIDPVFSGNASPIAGTTKAFKGTDIYTVDELPEIDFLLITHDHYDHLDYETIIKLKSKVKKIICPLGVGSHFEFWDFPIQNIIEKDWHEKVKLDQNLTLYTAPSRHFSGRSFNRCNTLWTSFILESKDFKMYLGGDSGYDSHFANIGANYGPFDLALIDNGQYNPAWKYIHNLPEDVIKAMKDLNTKRVFPVHSSKFSLSLHSWDEPLKKVTELNAASEKPIPLVTPMIGELVELKNEKQEFKQWWEGVK, encoded by the coding sequence ATGATCACAGCCTTATTACTTATAATTTTTACTTTAGGAATTGCACTTTACTTTTATTTACAACATCCAAAATTCGGGAAAGCACCTTCTGGAGAAAGACTGAAATTGATTCAAAAATCGCCACAGTATAAAAACGGAAAATTTCAAAACGAAAATTTCACGCCGGAACTTGCCGAAGGTTACGGATACTTTTCTGTAATTTCTTATTTCTTATTTAAGAAAGTAGATCGAAAAATTCCAACCGATTTAATCCCATCTATAAAAACAAATTTACTCCAACTTGATATCAATCAGGATGTTTTAGTATGGTTTGGACATTCTTCTTATTATATTCAGCTTGAAGGAAAACGTTTTTTGATAGATCCTGTTTTTAGCGGAAACGCCTCGCCTATTGCCGGCACAACAAAAGCATTTAAAGGAACCGATATTTATACCGTTGATGAACTTCCGGAAATCGATTTTTTATTAATCACACACGATCATTATGATCACTTAGATTATGAAACGATTATAAAATTAAAGTCGAAAGTAAAAAAAATAATCTGTCCGCTTGGTGTTGGTTCACATTTCGAATTCTGGGATTTTCCAATTCAGAATATTATAGAAAAAGACTGGCACGAAAAAGTCAAACTAGATCAAAATTTAACCCTTTATACGGCTCCGTCTAGGCATTTTTCGGGCAGAAGCTTTAATCGCTGTAACACGCTTTGGACTTCCTTTATACTAGAATCCAAAGATTTTAAAATGTATTTGGGCGGTGATAGCGGTTACGATTCTCACTTTGCGAATATTGGCGCAAACTATGGTCCTTTTGATCTTGCACTTATCGATAACGGTCAATATAATCCTGCCTGGAAATACATTCATAACTTACCTGAAGATGTTATAAAAGCCATGAAAGACTTGAATACAAAAAGAGTTTTTCCGGTTCATTCTTCCAAATTTTCATTGTCGCTCCATTCTTGGGATGAACCTCTGAAAAAAGTAACAGAATTAAATGCAGCATCAGAAAAACCGATTCCGCTTGTAACACCAATGATTGGCGAATTAGTCGAATTAAAAAATGAAAAACAAGAATTTAAACAATGGTGGGAAGGAGTTAAATAG